One region of Fragaria vesca subsp. vesca linkage group LG4, FraVesHawaii_1.0, whole genome shotgun sequence genomic DNA includes:
- the LOC101296196 gene encoding protein TIFY 4B-like, which produces MSGGGGTTTTTSFRTILEKPLNQLTEDDISQLTREDCRNYLKEKGMRRPSWNKSQAIQQVISLKALLEPNDESSAGVLRKIVGPPHGGPPHGAAPRAASNSTDSAKEASADVQGSKSAEEPVPQQKKEPQKPVRQDRPAEPAVKVVTPSKNQCTTDASVRQMTIFYCGKVNVYDGVPPDKARTIMHFAARPNHLPLDNQYSGTAAARSLRCQFQNAGDKDAPFPPNATIPLAMQPDRIADYTQLYWDKGNNTRDPEGQASRKVSLQRYREKRKDRERVKIKKNMGPTSTLEVYLNQQLRRHPSNGDSSRSSTGSPPQQPGLLQVADNQIRCLPVDLNENEILDC; this is translated from the exons ATGAGCGGCGGCGGCGGCACCACGACGACGACGTCGTTTCGGACCATCCTCGAGAAGCCGCTCAACCAGCTCACCGAGGATGACATTTCTCAGCTCACCCGAGAAGACTGCCGCAACTACCTCAAAGAAAAAG GAATGCGGAGGCCTTCGTGGAACAAATCGCAGGCGATCCAGCAGGTTATTTCACTCAAGGCGCTGCTAGAGCCCAACGACGAATCCAGCGCCGGAGTTCTCCGAAAAATCGTTGGTCCGCCTCATGGCGGTCCGCCTCACGGCGCCGCCCCTCGG GCGGCTTCGAATTCGACCGATTCAGCTAAGGAGGCCAGTGCCGATGTGCAGGGTTCCAAGTCCGCTGAAGAACCGGTGCCGCAGCAGAAGAAAGAACCGCAAAAACCGGTTCGGCAGGACCGGCCGGCCGAACCGGCTGTGAAAGTAGTTACTCCCAG CAAAAATCAGTGCACAACCGATGCATCAGTTAGGCAAATGACAATTTTCTACTGCGGCAAGGTGAATGTGTATGATGGAGTGCCACCAGATAAG GCACGAACAATAATGCACTTTGCAGCAAGGCCGAACCATTTGCCTCTGGACAATCAATATAGTGGAACTGCAGCAGCTAGGTCCTTGCGATGCCAATTTCAGAATGCAGGTGACAAAGATGCCCCTTTCCCACCTAATGCCACAATCCCTCTAGCAATGCAACCAG ATAGGATTGCGGACTATACTCAGCTGTACTGGGATAAAGGGAACAACACTCGTGATCCTG AGGGTCAGGCAAGTAGAAAAGTCTCGTTGCAGAGATACCGTGAAAAGCGAAAAGACAG GGAACGAGTAAAGATTAAGAAAAATATGGGACCAACTTCTACCTTGGAGGTTTATTTGAATCAACAACTCAGGAGACACCCCTCAAATGGAGATTCAAGTAGGAGTAGCACAGGCTCTCCGCCCCAGCAACCTGGGCTGCTTCAAGTAGCTGACAATCAGATTCGCTGTCTTCCTGTTGACCTAAATGAAAATG AGATCTTGGACTGCTGA
- the LOC101296477 gene encoding 1,2-dihydroxy-3-keto-5-methylthiopentene dioxygenase 1-like → MAMEAWYMDESDADPRLPHHLCPKESVPLEHLAELGVLYWHLNPQDYENDEKLRQIRETRGYNYMDLLDICPEKLDNYEEKLKNFYTEHIHGDEEIRYCLEGCGYFDVRDKDDRWIRIWIKAGDLIILPAGIYHRFTLDTSNYIKLMRLFVGEPVWTAYNRPQEEHPARKEYIESFTKKVGVALEAH, encoded by the exons ATGGCTATGGAG GCATGGTACATGGATGAGAGCGATGCAGACCCAAGGCTTCCTCACCATTTGTGCCCCAAAGAGTCTGTTCCTTTGGAACATTTGGCTG AGCTGGGTGTGCTCTACTGGCACTTGAACCCCCAGGACTATGAGAACGATGAAAAACTTCGCCAGATTAGAGAAACTAGGGGTTACAATTACATG GATTTGCTTGACATATGCCCTGAGAAATTGGACAACTATGAGGAGAAGCTGAAGAACTTCTACACAGAGCACATTCATGGTGATGAAGAGATACGTTACTGTTTAGAAGGATGTGGATACTTTGATGTCCGAGATAAGGATGACCGGTGGATTAGAATCTGGATTAAGGCCGGCGATCTTATCATTTTACCTGCCGGAATTTACCACAGGTTCACTCTAGATACCAGCAACTATATAAAG TTGATGAGGTTGTTTGTGGGAGAGCCTGTGTGGACTGCTTACAATCGACCACAGGAAGAACATCCAGCCAGAAAGGAGTACATTGAGAGCTTCACTAAGAAAGTTGGAGTGGCATTGGAAGCTCATTGA
- the LOC101296762 gene encoding 1,2-dihydroxy-3-keto-5-methylthiopentene dioxygenase 2-like, producing the protein MVATHKDPREEVIQAWYMDDSDEDQRLPHHREPKEFVSLDQLAELGVLSWRLDADNYETDEELKKIREDRGYSYMDFCEVCPEKLPNYEEKIKNFFEEHLHTDEEIRYAVAGSGYFDVRDRNERWIRVWVKKGGMIVLPAGIYHRFTLDTNNYIKAMRLFIGDPVWTPFNRPHDHLPARKEYVKAFVDKEAGEHAVDAAA; encoded by the exons ATGGTTGCCACCCACAAG GACCCGAGAGAGGAAGTCATTCAAGCATGGTACATGGATGATAGTGATGAGGACCAGCGACTCCCCCATCATCGCGAACCCAAGGAATTTGTATCCCTGGACCAACTTGCTG AGCTTGGGGTTCTCAGCTGGCGTTTAGATGCTGATAACTATGAAACAGATGAGGAGTTGAAGAAGATTCGTGAAGACCGTGGTTACTCCTACATG GACTTCTGTGAGGTTTGCCCTGAAAAGCTTCCAAATTATGAGGAGAAGATAAAGAACTTCTTTGAGGAACATCTTCATACTGATGAGGAAATCCGCTATGCTGTGGCAGGAAGTG GTTATTTTGATGTCAGGGACCGTAACGAACGCTGGATTCGTGTATGGGTGAAAAAGGGGGGAATGATTGTTCTGCCTGCTGGAATCTATCACCGGTTTACTTTGGACACAAACAACTACATAAAG GCAATGCGGCTTTTCATTGGTGATCCAGTTTGGACTCCATTCAATCGCCCTCATGACCATCTTCCAGCAAG GAAGGAATACGTTAAAGCTTTCGTGGATAAAGAGGCTGGTGAACACGCAGTTGATGCTGCAGCCTGA